One region of Polaribacter pectinis genomic DNA includes:
- a CDS encoding efflux RND transporter periplasmic adaptor subunit, translating into MDTQIKPKNKKTKKMLLWGIPAVILLAVILMNATRKKQVNLKKDNISIREVIKGDFEDVILFNSTVEPKTSVLVNVIQGGSVSEIFVESGQIIKKGTPLLKVYNPNAELNYLTQETAMVEQINNLRNLRVNIKNQQLSLDQQLLSIDNDFRNADRQYKLDSTLYKKEVIAKNDYQKTQQEYSFQKERSGVIKKSVFNEKKSRDNQLARINTSLSNMEKSLELLYKNKENFVVKAPVDGLLSSFNPILGESYNQGQPIGKMDVLDGYKLVAKVDEYYNSKLQEGISGTVALNAKNYDVKLSKVFSEIVGGQFKLELNFKQDSLSNEVKRGMSLKTKVFLSGKTEALLLSKGLFYQSTNGKWVFVLNGENKAVKRSIKIGRENPFYYEVLEGLQVGDKVITSSYDDYKEVEEINIQ; encoded by the coding sequence ATGGATACTCAAATAAAACCTAAAAATAAAAAAACTAAAAAAATGCTCTTATGGGGAATTCCTGCTGTTATTTTATTGGCAGTAATTTTAATGAATGCTACTAGAAAAAAGCAAGTCAATCTTAAAAAAGATAATATTAGTATTCGTGAAGTTATCAAAGGAGATTTCGAAGACGTTATTTTATTTAATAGTACAGTAGAACCTAAAACTTCTGTTTTGGTGAATGTAATTCAAGGTGGTTCTGTTTCAGAAATTTTTGTGGAAAGTGGACAAATCATCAAAAAAGGAACGCCACTTTTAAAGGTTTATAACCCAAATGCAGAACTGAATTACTTAACCCAAGAAACTGCAATGGTAGAGCAAATTAATAATTTAAGAAACTTACGTGTGAATATTAAAAATCAGCAATTGAGTTTAGATCAACAATTATTAAGTATCGACAATGATTTTAGAAATGCAGACAGACAATATAAATTAGATTCAACTCTATATAAAAAAGAAGTGATTGCAAAAAACGATTATCAGAAAACACAACAAGAATATTCTTTTCAAAAAGAAAGAAGTGGTGTGATTAAAAAGAGTGTTTTCAACGAGAAAAAAAGTAGAGATAATCAATTAGCAAGAATAAATACTTCTTTGTCGAATATGGAAAAGAGTTTAGAATTATTGTACAAAAACAAAGAGAATTTCGTGGTAAAAGCACCTGTAGATGGTTTGTTGTCTTCATTCAATCCTATTTTAGGAGAAAGCTACAATCAAGGTCAACCAATTGGAAAAATGGATGTTTTAGATGGTTATAAATTGGTTGCAAAAGTCGATGAATATTACAATTCTAAATTACAAGAAGGTATTTCTGGAACTGTTGCCTTAAACGCAAAAAACTACGATGTAAAATTATCGAAAGTGTTTTCTGAAATTGTTGGAGGACAATTCAAATTAGAATTAAATTTTAAACAAGATTCACTTTCCAACGAGGTAAAAAGAGGAATGTCTTTAAAAACGAAAGTATTTTTATCAGGTAAAACAGAAGCTTTATTATTAAGCAAAGGATTATTTTATCAAAGTACAAATGGTAAATGGGTTTTTGTTTTAAATGGGGAGAATAAAGCTGTAAAAAGAAGCATTAAAATTGGTAGAGAAAATCCTTTTTATTATGAAGTTTTAGAAGGATTGCAAGTTGGAGATAAGGTAATTACATCGAGTTATGATGATTATAAAGAGGTTGAAGAGATAAACATTCAGTAG
- a CDS encoding ABC transporter permease encodes MLQIWFKIFFRNSKKNWLNTLINISGLTLGLAGLLIILLYLNEEKSYNQWNPNKNDVYRVNIKKAKSGEVWITANAGMYLTYPKEIPEVTESLMVKPFYRSRVIQYKDIFEFTDKTILTEPQFFNFFPFKILEGSKENFAKTRDNIAISKEYSERIFKGEKAVGNLVKIDNKDFLVTCVYEIPKNSHQEPHLLIQFSEEFEVNWGNHNNEVFCRVTKGTDLGELKQKMNKIINNVHKIAAEENGITVEEFDERYGIPTVLLDKLDTMYLHNTAKRAGPSGTGNYQLLIVLLGLSILLIIISCVNFINLSVASASQRAKEVGVKKTLGLSKKQLLFQYVFEIVLQGLISFVLALVIVELALPFFNQFVGKEISILHTNSLVTLFVTSILISFFVGSIPALYLSNFKAIEVLKGSISKSKKGNLARNMMLGVQFLISGFFIISMLIVGSQVNYMMEKDLGFDKEHVLSVAFYNKVDKYKKYQLTREVLSQNKNISGVTASMFVPGYGFSNGTDLRHKINDISFNSASNLIDFNYIDFAGITILKGRNFLKNIASDTINKVLINETAAKQLGIFNNPIGEIVNVGWQEDNAPGLEVIGMIKDYHFDGFDKEITPMFLGIWNTFDFAKNWISMIQFKIKGNDIDKTIAEIESFWKQNIDAKYPFNYEFLDQNFAETYEKYQKQQTMFLILSILVILISLLGLFALATLTIQQRLKEVAIRKTLGASVKEIMFQLLKNFLKVVVISSIILIPIAYYFMENWLENFVYRVEMPILPYVLTPIILIILVFVVVGLKAYNATKIDLIKYLKFE; translated from the coding sequence ATGTTACAAATATGGTTTAAAATATTCTTTAGAAATAGCAAGAAAAACTGGCTAAATACATTGATAAATATCAGTGGATTAACACTTGGTTTGGCTGGTTTACTAATCATTTTATTATATCTAAATGAAGAAAAAAGTTACAATCAATGGAACCCAAATAAAAACGATGTTTATAGAGTAAATATAAAAAAAGCAAAATCTGGTGAAGTTTGGATAACTGCAAATGCTGGGATGTATTTAACGTATCCTAAAGAAATACCAGAAGTTACAGAGTCTTTAATGGTAAAGCCATTTTACAGAAGTAGAGTAATTCAATATAAAGATATTTTTGAATTTACAGACAAAACAATACTTACAGAACCACAGTTTTTTAACTTTTTTCCATTCAAAATTTTAGAAGGTTCCAAAGAAAACTTTGCAAAAACCAGAGATAATATTGCAATATCAAAAGAATATTCTGAAAGAATTTTTAAAGGTGAAAAAGCAGTTGGCAATTTGGTTAAAATCGACAATAAAGATTTTTTGGTAACCTGTGTTTATGAAATTCCTAAAAACTCACACCAAGAACCTCATTTGTTAATTCAGTTTTCTGAAGAATTTGAAGTGAATTGGGGAAACCATAATAATGAAGTTTTTTGTAGGGTTACAAAAGGAACAGATTTGGGAGAGTTAAAGCAAAAAATGAATAAAATTATTAATAACGTCCATAAAATTGCTGCTGAAGAAAACGGAATTACTGTTGAAGAATTTGACGAACGTTATGGAATACCAACTGTTCTTTTAGATAAATTAGATACAATGTATTTACACAATACAGCAAAAAGAGCTGGGCCAAGTGGAACAGGAAATTACCAATTATTAATAGTTTTGCTAGGTTTATCCATCCTGTTAATTATTATTTCTTGTGTCAATTTTATCAACTTATCTGTAGCGTCTGCAAGTCAAAGAGCAAAAGAAGTAGGAGTGAAGAAAACATTGGGTTTATCAAAAAAACAACTGCTTTTTCAATACGTTTTTGAGATTGTTTTGCAAGGGTTAATCTCGTTTGTTTTGGCGTTGGTTATTGTAGAATTAGCTTTGCCCTTTTTTAATCAATTTGTTGGGAAAGAAATTTCGATTTTGCATACAAATTCTTTGGTGACTTTATTTGTTACTTCAATTTTGATATCATTTTTTGTTGGTAGTATTCCTGCTTTGTATTTATCAAACTTTAAAGCGATTGAAGTTTTAAAAGGAAGTATTTCTAAAAGCAAAAAAGGAAATTTAGCAAGAAATATGATGCTTGGAGTTCAATTTTTAATATCAGGATTTTTTATTATCAGTATGTTAATTGTTGGGAGTCAAGTAAATTATATGATGGAAAAAGACTTGGGTTTTGACAAAGAACATGTGTTATCTGTTGCATTTTATAATAAAGTAGATAAATATAAAAAATACCAGTTAACGAGGGAAGTTTTAAGTCAAAATAAAAACATTAGTGGAGTTACTGCAAGTATGTTTGTGCCTGGTTATGGTTTTTCAAATGGAACAGATTTAAGACATAAAATAAATGATATTAGCTTTAATTCTGCTTCTAATTTAATAGATTTTAATTATATAGACTTTGCTGGAATTACGATTTTAAAAGGACGAAATTTTTTAAAAAATATTGCTTCAGATACGATTAATAAAGTTTTAATAAACGAAACTGCTGCCAAACAATTGGGCATTTTTAACAATCCTATTGGAGAAATTGTTAATGTTGGATGGCAAGAAGATAATGCTCCAGGTTTAGAAGTCATAGGAATGATAAAAGATTATCATTTTGATGGTTTTGATAAAGAAATAACACCAATGTTTTTAGGTATTTGGAATACTTTTGATTTTGCTAAAAATTGGATTTCAATGATTCAATTTAAAATAAAAGGAAATGATATTGATAAAACAATTGCTGAAATTGAAAGTTTTTGGAAACAAAATATAGACGCTAAATACCCTTTTAATTATGAGTTTTTAGACCAAAATTTTGCAGAAACTTATGAGAAGTATCAAAAACAACAAACGATGTTTTTAATATTGTCAATATTAGTGATTTTAATATCTCTTTTAGGTTTGTTTGCTTTGGCAACGTTAACAATTCAACAAAGGCTAAAAGAAGTTGCTATTAGAAAAACTTTAGGAGCATCAGTAAAAGAAATTATGTTTCAGTTATTGAAAAACTTCTTGAAAGTAGTGGTTATTTCTTCAATAATATTAATTCCGATTGCGTATTATTTTATGGAAAATTGGTTAGAAAACTTTGTTTACAGAGTAGAAATGCCAATACTGCCTTATGTCTTAACTCCAATTATCTTAATCATTTTAGTTTTTGTAGTTGTTGGTTTAAAAGCTTACAACGCAACAAAGATTGATTTAATCAAATACTTAAAATTCGAATAA
- a CDS encoding ABC transporter ATP-binding protein: protein MIKITDLVKVYRTEEVETTALNKLSLEVKKGEFVSIMGASGCGKSTLLNIIGLLDAPNNGSYLFDGTEVATFNEKQRAGLRKANIGFVFQNFNLIDELTVYENVELPLIYNKVKASERKERVTDILERIGIAHRAKHYPLQLSGGQQQRVAVARALVTNPKLILADEPTGNLDSKSGNDVMELLTELHATGATIIMVTHSSYDAQFSSRIVTLKDGEIISEKTNEHKVDVLVE from the coding sequence ATGATAAAAATAACAGATTTAGTAAAGGTTTACAGAACAGAAGAAGTAGAAACAACAGCTTTAAATAAGTTGAGTTTAGAAGTTAAAAAAGGCGAATTTGTTTCTATAATGGGAGCTTCTGGTTGTGGGAAATCGACACTTTTAAATATTATTGGTTTGTTGGATGCTCCAAATAATGGAAGCTATCTTTTCGATGGAACAGAAGTGGCAACTTTCAACGAAAAACAAAGAGCAGGTTTACGTAAAGCTAATATTGGTTTTGTGTTTCAGAACTTTAATTTGATTGATGAATTAACAGTTTATGAAAATGTTGAATTACCCTTAATCTACAACAAAGTAAAAGCATCTGAAAGAAAAGAAAGAGTTACAGATATTTTAGAAAGAATAGGTATTGCTCACAGAGCTAAACATTATCCGTTACAATTATCTGGTGGACAACAGCAAAGAGTTGCAGTTGCAAGAGCTTTGGTAACTAACCCAAAATTGATTTTAGCAGATGAACCAACAGGGAATTTAGATAGCAAAAGCGGAAATGATGTAATGGAATTACTAACAGAATTACACGCAACTGGTGCAACAATTATAATGGTAACTCATTCCTCTTACGATGCACAATTTTCATCAAGAATTGTAACCTTAAAAGACGGAGAAATTATTTCTGAAAAAACAAATGAACATAAAGTAGATGTTTTAGTTGAATAA
- a CDS encoding sigma-54-dependent transcriptional regulator, with protein sequence MRKKEATILIVDDDDDILFSARISLKKYFSKIITENNPQNINSHLTKNTIDVVLLDMNYRIGFEDGKEGLYWLKNIKEISPETTILLMTAFGSVNLAVDAIKKGATDFILKPWTTEKLYTSVNAGVELSRSKRKNTQLETIQEHQDKEFHQKTEHIIGNSTAMQSAMNLVKKVAPTDANVLILGENGTGKYVFAKEIHLQSNRKNYPFIHVDLGSLNENLFESELFGYVKGAFTDAHKDTLGRFELAKGGTIFLDEIGNLPLHLQSKLLTVIQNRKVTRLGEGKETEIDARIICATNAPIHKMVDEETFRQDLLFRINTIELNLPPLRERTNDIKLLATHFLEKLTQKYRKKITNFTSEALKAMEKYHWPGNIREIEHIVERAVIITDNDEIEVSDLHFSAKKIDVNLGESLNLEETEKVLIQQAITKHQGNISKAAKDLGLTRAALYRRLEKHQL encoded by the coding sequence ATGAGAAAAAAAGAAGCAACCATTTTAATTGTAGATGATGATGATGATATTCTGTTTTCCGCCAGAATTAGCTTGAAAAAATACTTTTCAAAAATAATTACTGAAAATAATCCACAAAATATAAATTCGCATTTAACGAAGAACACAATAGATGTTGTATTGTTAGATATGAATTATAGAATTGGTTTCGAAGATGGAAAAGAAGGTTTGTATTGGCTAAAAAACATTAAAGAAATTAGCCCAGAAACTACCATTCTTCTAATGACTGCATTTGGAAGCGTTAATTTGGCTGTAGATGCCATTAAAAAAGGCGCAACCGATTTTATCTTAAAACCTTGGACAACAGAAAAACTCTACACTTCTGTAAATGCAGGTGTAGAATTATCTCGTTCTAAAAGAAAAAACACTCAGTTAGAAACGATTCAAGAACACCAAGACAAAGAGTTTCATCAGAAAACAGAACACATTATTGGGAATTCTACTGCAATGCAATCTGCCATGAATTTGGTTAAAAAAGTAGCACCAACAGATGCCAATGTTTTAATTTTAGGCGAAAATGGAACAGGAAAATATGTGTTCGCTAAAGAAATTCATTTACAATCGAACAGAAAAAATTATCCTTTTATTCACGTAGATTTAGGTTCTTTAAATGAAAATTTATTCGAAAGTGAATTGTTTGGTTACGTAAAAGGAGCCTTTACAGATGCACATAAAGACACTTTAGGTAGATTCGAATTGGCAAAAGGTGGCACAATTTTTTTAGATGAAATTGGGAATTTACCACTGCATTTACAATCTAAATTATTAACTGTTATTCAGAATCGGAAAGTTACACGTTTAGGAGAAGGAAAAGAAACAGAAATTGATGCCAGAATTATTTGTGCTACAAATGCGCCAATTCATAAAATGGTGGATGAAGAAACATTTCGTCAAGATTTATTATTCAGAATAAATACCATTGAATTGAACTTGCCTCCACTCCGTGAAAGAACAAACGATATTAAATTATTAGCAACTCATTTTCTTGAAAAACTGACACAGAAATATCGAAAAAAAATAACCAATTTTACTTCGGAAGCTTTAAAAGCAATGGAAAAATACCATTGGCCAGGGAACATTAGAGAAATAGAACATATTGTGGAAAGAGCTGTAATTATTACAGATAATGATGAAATTGAAGTTTCTGACTTGCATTTTTCAGCAAAGAAAATTGACGTAAATTTAGGCGAAAGTTTAAATTTAGAAGAAACTGAAAAAGTATTAATTCAGCAAGCAATTACAAAACACCAAGGCAATATTTCTAAAGCTGCAAAAGATTTGGGCTTAACAAGAGCTGCTTTGTACAGAAGATTAGAGAAACATCAATTATAA
- a CDS encoding sensor histidine kinase → MGKPQYIQIVIRLILLIINGVIIVFSFKKGFIVNTIGFSLFLLFQFFLFTEYLKKLFTDIEKSIDCLLFDDYSNTISAEKRKNPLHNKTALLLEKHRKQSLSKTSEQLIFTNIIESLGIGILILKKDVNGEISVFQINKAFANFLKIPKFYNWNLLQTKIGELSTFIEDWKEIRNTISLKINDDKENFFLKTAVTQTNEFEYLVVSLETIQQLIDKKEKEAWYKLMNVMSHEIINTITPISSLAENLHSLLQEENTDEDTIDELSQGLSIIKRRSLHLTSFVDTYRKLAELPLPNKKEISLTDTIQNTLELYKQEFLVKKINLIFNSSDNFIINADKNQIEQILINLISNCLYALAETEHPEIEIQLTEENNRLHLEISDNGIGISNEIKENIFVPYFTTRKNGSGIGLTLTKSIVEAHKGSIHFNSKNGKTAFIITFIL, encoded by the coding sequence ATGGGAAAACCACAATATATTCAGATTGTAATTCGATTAATTTTATTGATTATTAATGGAGTAATAATCGTTTTTAGCTTTAAAAAAGGGTTTATTGTTAATACAATTGGTTTCTCTTTATTCCTTTTATTTCAGTTTTTCCTTTTTACAGAATACCTTAAAAAATTATTCACAGATATCGAAAAATCGATAGATTGTTTATTGTTTGACGATTATTCTAATACGATTTCTGCTGAAAAAAGAAAGAATCCATTGCATAATAAAACTGCTTTATTATTAGAAAAACACAGAAAACAAAGTCTATCTAAAACATCCGAACAACTAATATTTACCAACATTATAGAAAGTTTAGGAATTGGAATTTTAATTCTAAAAAAAGACGTGAATGGAGAAATATCCGTTTTTCAAATCAATAAAGCATTTGCTAACTTTTTAAAAATCCCGAAGTTTTACAATTGGAATTTACTCCAAACTAAAATAGGAGAATTATCTACTTTTATTGAAGATTGGAAAGAAATTAGAAATACTATTTCCTTAAAAATAAATGATGATAAAGAAAATTTCTTCCTAAAAACTGCAGTCACACAAACCAATGAATTCGAATATTTGGTAGTTTCTTTAGAGACAATTCAGCAATTAATTGACAAAAAAGAGAAAGAAGCTTGGTATAAATTAATGAATGTAATGTCGCACGAAATTATAAACACCATTACTCCTATTAGTAGTTTAGCGGAAAATTTACATTCATTATTACAAGAAGAAAATACAGACGAAGATACTATTGACGAACTTTCACAAGGTTTAAGTATTATTAAAAGACGCTCTTTACATTTAACTTCTTTTGTAGATACATATAGAAAATTGGCAGAATTGCCTTTGCCAAATAAGAAAGAAATTAGTTTAACAGATACTATTCAGAATACATTAGAACTCTATAAACAAGAATTTTTGGTTAAAAAAATCAACTTAATTTTTAATTCAAGTGATAATTTTATAATTAATGCGGATAAAAATCAAATTGAACAAATTCTCATCAATTTAATATCAAATTGTTTGTATGCACTTGCAGAAACTGAACATCCAGAAATTGAAATTCAACTTACAGAAGAAAATAATCGACTACATTTAGAAATTTCCGATAACGGAATTGGTATTTCTAATGAAATAAAAGAAAATATTTTTGTACCATATTTTACAACTCGTAAAAATGGTTCTGGAATTGGCTTAACACTTACTAAAAGTATTGTTGAAGCACATAAAGGAAGTATTCATTTTAACTCTAAAAATGGAAAAACAGCGTTTATAATTACGTTTATTTTATAA